Proteins encoded in a region of the Mycolicibacterium chitae genome:
- a CDS encoding NifU family protein, whose product MTGRASPPGDDGRWRTAGDRIETLLDAAGTGTGGPRGRERAEQLVREVVELYGEALQRIVTMAEDHHLEQLAEDDLVASLLLVHGLHPHDLRRRVSDALDRVRPYLGSHGGDVDLLEITSGPEGATVRLRFTGSCKSCPSSAITLELAVEDAVRAAAPEVTAIEVVAAPDSPSEPAAAVIPAESLLGRVRAHPTRTSWHPVPDIADLAPGEVGGFDVGPYVVLACLIGDNLYAYRDHCPSCDDSMAGAVLHRVLGSRDPVLRCPHCGAHYDVVHAGAGLAETTGHLEPLPLLVRDGVLSLAMAVAPTGVSA is encoded by the coding sequence ATGACCGGCCGCGCCAGTCCCCCGGGTGATGACGGCCGGTGGCGTACGGCCGGTGACCGCATCGAGACCCTGCTCGATGCCGCCGGCACCGGGACGGGCGGCCCCCGGGGGCGGGAGCGTGCCGAACAACTCGTCCGCGAGGTCGTCGAACTCTACGGTGAAGCGCTGCAGCGCATCGTGACGATGGCCGAGGATCACCACCTGGAGCAGCTGGCCGAGGACGATCTGGTCGCCAGCCTGCTCCTGGTGCACGGCCTACACCCGCACGACCTGAGGCGTCGGGTCTCGGATGCATTGGACCGGGTCCGCCCGTACCTCGGGTCACACGGCGGGGATGTGGATCTCCTCGAGATCACCTCGGGACCCGAGGGTGCCACCGTGCGGCTCCGCTTCACCGGCAGCTGCAAGAGCTGTCCATCCTCGGCGATCACCCTCGAGTTGGCCGTCGAGGATGCCGTCCGAGCCGCCGCCCCCGAGGTGACCGCCATCGAAGTGGTTGCCGCGCCGGACAGTCCCTCCGAGCCCGCCGCGGCGGTGATTCCCGCCGAATCCCTGCTGGGCCGGGTGCGCGCACATCCGACCCGGACGTCCTGGCACCCCGTTCCCGACATCGCGGATCTGGCCCCCGGCGAGGTCGGCGGATTCGACGTGGGTCCTTACGTCGTGCTGGCCTGCCTTATCGGAGACAACCTCTACGCCTACCGGGACCACTGCCCATCCTGTGATGACTCCATGGCCGGGGCGGTCCTGCACCGCGTCCTGGGATCACGCGACCCGGTGCTGCGCTGTCCGCACTGCGGCGCCCATTACGACGTCGTGCATGCCGGAGCGGGCCTGGCGGAAACAACCGGGCACCTCGAGCCGCTGCCGCTGCTGGTTCGTGACGGGGTGCTATCGCTGGCCATGGCCGTCGCGCCCACCGGGGTCTCAGCATGA
- a CDS encoding hydrogenase expression protein HypE → MPTEAAVKAEEALIHVLWINAGLSCDGDSVALTAATQPTIEEIALGALPGLPQVAMHWPLIDFECGPAGGADDFLGWFFKADRGELDPFVLVVEGSIPNEQLHAEGYWCGFGNDPATGQPMTTSEWLDRLAPKATAIVAAGTCATYGGIHAMAGNPTGAMGVPDYLGWDWKSKAGIPIVCVPGCPTQPDNLSETLTYLLYMATGQAPMIPLDDALRPQWLFGATVHEGCDRAGYYEQGDFAKEYGSPKCIVKLGCWGPVVKCNVPKRGWINGIGGCPNVGGICIGCTMPGFPDKFMPFMDEPPGGKLSTAASGIYGSVVRSLRHVTQYTVDKEPKWRHRGKELVTGARRTW, encoded by the coding sequence ATGCCCACGGAAGCAGCAGTCAAAGCAGAAGAAGCACTGATCCATGTTCTGTGGATCAATGCAGGCCTGAGTTGTGACGGCGATTCGGTGGCGCTGACTGCCGCTACCCAGCCCACAATCGAGGAGATCGCGCTCGGGGCGCTGCCCGGTCTGCCCCAGGTCGCCATGCACTGGCCCTTGATCGACTTCGAGTGCGGCCCCGCCGGCGGGGCCGACGACTTCCTCGGTTGGTTCTTCAAGGCCGACCGCGGCGAACTCGATCCGTTCGTGCTCGTCGTCGAGGGCTCGATCCCCAATGAGCAACTCCACGCCGAGGGCTACTGGTGCGGGTTCGGCAACGACCCGGCCACCGGCCAGCCGATGACCACCAGCGAGTGGCTGGACCGGCTCGCGCCGAAGGCCACCGCGATCGTGGCCGCGGGGACGTGCGCCACCTACGGCGGCATCCACGCCATGGCCGGCAACCCGACCGGCGCGATGGGCGTACCCGACTATCTGGGTTGGGACTGGAAGAGCAAGGCCGGCATCCCGATCGTCTGCGTGCCAGGATGTCCCACCCAGCCGGATAACCTGTCGGAAACGCTGACCTATCTGCTGTACATGGCCACTGGTCAGGCGCCCATGATTCCGCTCGACGACGCCCTGCGACCACAGTGGCTGTTCGGCGCCACCGTGCACGAGGGCTGCGACCGGGCGGGTTACTACGAACAGGGCGACTTCGCCAAGGAGTACGGGTCACCCAAGTGCATCGTCAAGCTGGGCTGCTGGGGGCCAGTCGTGAAATGCAATGTGCCGAAGCGAGGTTGGATCAACGGAATCGGTGGCTGTCCCAATGTCGGCGGCATCTGCATCGGCTGCACCATGCCGGGATTCCCCGACAAGTTCATGCCGTTCATGGATGAACCGCCCGGCGGCAAACTTTCGACCGCCGCGTCGGGGATCTACGGATCGGTGGTGCGTAGCCTGCGCCACGTCACCCAGTACACCGTGGACAAGGAACCCAAGTGGCGGCACCGCGGTAAAGAACTCGTCACCGGGGCGCGACGCACCTGGTAG
- the hypB gene encoding hydrogenase nickel incorporation protein HypB: MGRFHRHDDGTVHDHEHHGHDGHDGHDHGDHSGYGTGAQRVEVLESIFAENDIRAGINRDLLEANGIRALNLMSSPGSGKTTVLASTLDTLAAEMGIGVIEGDIATDLDAAKLSGRGAQVSLLNTNNGFGGECHLDAPMVNRALAGLRLSELDLLVIENVGNLVCPAEFDVGEHAKAMVYSVTEGDDKPLKYPVMFRAVDLVLLNKTDLVPHLDIDVGDYIASIRAVNPAATILPVSARTGDGMSAWYDWVRSFVAG, translated from the coding sequence ATGGGTCGATTCCACCGCCACGATGACGGTACGGTGCACGATCACGAACATCACGGGCACGACGGGCACGACGGGCACGACCACGGCGACCATAGCGGATACGGAACCGGCGCCCAACGCGTGGAGGTGCTCGAATCGATCTTCGCCGAGAACGACATCCGCGCCGGCATCAACCGCGATCTCCTCGAGGCGAACGGGATCCGCGCCCTGAATCTGATGAGCTCCCCGGGTTCCGGGAAGACCACCGTGCTGGCGTCCACGCTGGACACCCTGGCCGCCGAGATGGGTATCGGCGTGATCGAGGGCGATATCGCGACCGACCTCGACGCCGCCAAACTGAGTGGTCGCGGCGCACAGGTATCGTTGCTCAACACCAACAACGGCTTCGGCGGCGAATGCCACCTGGACGCCCCGATGGTAAACCGCGCGCTGGCGGGACTCCGGCTGTCCGAGCTGGACCTGCTGGTCATCGAGAATGTCGGAAACTTGGTCTGCCCCGCCGAGTTCGACGTTGGCGAACACGCCAAGGCCATGGTCTACTCGGTCACCGAGGGTGACGACAAGCCCTTGAAGTACCCGGTGATGTTCCGCGCCGTCGACTTGGTGCTGCTCAACAAGACCGACCTGGTGCCGCACCTCGACATCGATGTCGGCGATTACATCGCGAGTATTCGCGCGGTCAACCCCGCGGCGACCATCCTGCCGGTCAGCGCCCGGACCGGCGATGGAATGTCAGCGTGGTACGACTGGGTGCGCAGTTTTGTCGCCGGATAG
- the tkt gene encoding transketolase — MTTTTTNTVTAANERKTPSYSAELDALAINTLRFLAADMVEAANSGHPGLPLGTSTIAWTLWSRYLRHDPADPQWPDRDRFVLSAGHGSALLYALLHLFGYDLPMSELRKFRQLGSRTPGHPEFGHTPGVETTTGPLGQGIANGVGMALGERMLAARCNTAEHTVVDHRTWVLAGDGDLMEGLSHEAASLAGRLGLDKLTVIFDDNDITIDGAASNSCADDAAARFTAYGWRVVSVPDGNDAEALGQAFRSAMESDGRPTFIQVQTTIGFGAPGVEGTPKAHGSPLGAATLAAMRKRFDWPDQSFRVPDAVGASAAALAAAGTITHAEWTRIHTAWQSANPELAADFALDRIALPTDAADALGRCARDVAVADRMATRKASGKALNALAEVYRGLVGGSADLAGSTNTAIPGGDVSADDFSGRTIHFGIREHAMAAVMNGMALHRGLRPFGSTFLVFSDYLRPALRLSALMKLPVVYIFTHDSVHVGEDGPTHQPIEQIEALRLIPGLTVLRPADAAETAMAWQLAAENTSGPTALILSRQDLPTLGGDGLDDIGTHGARIVRSGGKSADVVLAASGSEVGLALEAAEILGERGVATTVASVMCRERLECTSHGTWAGFPDAPVVWIEAGVTTGWRALSSPRDRVVGLERFGESGPGAAVAAHMGLTPAVVADVAEDALSGRTG, encoded by the coding sequence ATGACCACCACCACGACGAACACCGTCACCGCGGCCAACGAACGCAAAACACCTTCCTACTCAGCGGAATTGGATGCGCTGGCGATCAACACCCTGCGCTTCCTGGCGGCCGATATGGTGGAGGCCGCCAACAGCGGCCACCCCGGGCTCCCGCTGGGGACCAGCACCATCGCCTGGACCCTGTGGTCGCGCTACCTGCGCCACGATCCGGCGGACCCGCAGTGGCCGGACCGGGACCGATTCGTGCTGTCCGCGGGCCACGGGTCGGCGCTGCTGTACGCGCTGCTGCACCTGTTCGGCTACGACCTGCCGATGTCCGAACTACGCAAGTTCCGCCAACTGGGCTCACGCACACCCGGACACCCCGAGTTCGGCCACACCCCCGGGGTGGAGACCACGACCGGGCCGCTGGGCCAAGGCATCGCCAACGGGGTCGGGATGGCTCTCGGCGAACGGATGCTGGCCGCGCGGTGCAACACCGCTGAACACACCGTGGTCGACCACCGAACCTGGGTGCTCGCCGGCGACGGCGATCTCATGGAGGGGCTCAGCCATGAGGCCGCGTCGCTGGCCGGTCGCCTCGGCCTGGACAAACTGACCGTCATCTTCGACGACAACGACATCACCATCGATGGCGCCGCGTCGAACTCGTGCGCCGATGACGCTGCTGCGCGATTCACCGCCTACGGCTGGCGAGTGGTCTCGGTGCCGGACGGTAACGATGCCGAAGCCCTGGGCCAGGCATTTCGTTCGGCAATGGAGTCCGATGGTCGGCCCACGTTCATCCAGGTCCAGACCACCATCGGCTTCGGCGCGCCGGGCGTGGAAGGTACCCCGAAAGCGCACGGCAGCCCGCTCGGCGCGGCCACGCTCGCCGCGATGCGCAAGCGATTCGATTGGCCCGACCAGTCGTTCCGGGTACCGGATGCGGTCGGCGCCAGCGCGGCTGCGCTCGCCGCCGCCGGGACCATCACACACGCCGAATGGACTCGCATCCACACCGCCTGGCAGTCGGCCAATCCCGAGCTGGCCGCCGATTTCGCACTGGACCGAATCGCGCTGCCCACCGATGCCGCAGATGCGCTCGGCCGCTGCGCCCGCGACGTGGCGGTCGCCGACAGGATGGCCACCAGAAAGGCATCGGGCAAAGCCCTCAACGCCCTGGCCGAAGTCTACCGGGGGCTCGTCGGAGGATCGGCGGACCTCGCCGGGTCGACCAATACCGCGATTCCCGGCGGCGATGTCAGCGCCGATGACTTCAGCGGCCGCACGATACATTTCGGCATCCGGGAACACGCGATGGCGGCCGTGATGAACGGAATGGCGCTGCATCGCGGCCTGCGTCCATTCGGGAGCACCTTTCTGGTGTTCTCCGACTATCTGCGGCCGGCGCTGCGCCTGTCGGCGTTGATGAAACTGCCCGTCGTCTACATCTTCACGCACGATTCGGTGCACGTCGGGGAGGACGGGCCCACACATCAGCCAATCGAGCAGATCGAGGCGTTGCGGCTCATTCCGGGGCTGACGGTGCTGCGCCCTGCGGACGCGGCGGAGACCGCGATGGCCTGGCAGCTGGCCGCGGAAAATACCAGTGGGCCAACGGCACTCATCCTCAGCCGGCAGGATCTGCCGACCCTGGGCGGCGACGGGCTCGACGATATCGGTACCCACGGCGCGCGGATCGTCCGGTCCGGCGGCAAGTCCGCCGACGTGGTTCTGGCCGCCAGTGGGTCCGAGGTTGGACTTGCCCTCGAGGCCGCCGAAATCCTCGGTGAACGCGGCGTGGCGACCACGGTCGCATCGGTGATGTGCCGGGAGCGCCTGGAGTGCACATCGCACGGCACGTGGGCCGGGTTCCCGGACGCGCCGGTCGTCTGGATCGAGGCAGGTGTCACCACCGGTTGGCGGGCGCTGTCGAGCCCCCGCGATCGAGTCGTCGGGCTCGAACGCTTCGGAGAGAGCGGACCCGGCGCGGCGGTCGCCGCACACATGGGTTTGACGCCCGCCGTGGTCGCGGATGTCGCCGAGGATGCACTGTCGGGCCGAACCGGCTGA
- a CDS encoding DUF6084 family protein, translating into MSDLTFTVVNVEPEPYAATPVLAAHIAVSARTEDPVHAIALRCQVRIEPLRRGYSDAEAAGLLDLFGPRSRWARTQQTFLWQQAATMVPGFTGTATVDLPLECTYDFEVSASKYLHALRDGSLPLQFLFSGTVFRKGANGLWVQQVPWDRDARYDLPVSVWRELIDTHYPSLGWVRLSHDTIAALAAYRSRRGLLGLDDALASLLPLPEDVP; encoded by the coding sequence GTGAGCGATCTGACGTTCACCGTGGTCAACGTCGAGCCGGAACCCTATGCGGCGACGCCGGTGCTGGCGGCGCACATCGCAGTGTCGGCGCGCACCGAGGACCCCGTCCACGCGATCGCATTGCGCTGCCAGGTGCGTATCGAACCGCTGCGGCGCGGATACTCCGACGCCGAGGCCGCGGGACTGCTCGATCTGTTCGGCCCACGATCGCGCTGGGCCCGAACCCAGCAGACCTTCCTGTGGCAGCAGGCCGCCACGATGGTGCCCGGATTCACCGGCACGGCCACCGTCGACCTACCGTTGGAGTGCACCTACGACTTCGAGGTCTCTGCGTCGAAGTATCTGCACGCGCTGCGCGACGGATCGCTGCCGCTGCAGTTCCTGTTCAGCGGAACTGTTTTTCGCAAGGGTGCCAACGGATTATGGGTGCAGCAGGTGCCCTGGGACCGCGACGCCCGCTACGATCTGCCGGTATCGGTGTGGCGCGAGCTGATCGACACGCACTATCCGAGCCTGGGTTGGGTGCGGCTGAGCCACGACACCATCGCCGCCCTGGCCGCGTACAGGTCGCGACGCGGTCTACTGGGCCTCGACGACGCGCTGGCCAGCTTGTTGCCGTTGCCGGAGGACGTGCCGTGA
- a CDS encoding phosphoribulokinase, which yields MLAIAGDSASGKSTVAAGLVNTLGPHRCLSISTDDYHRFDRLERSLNGMTPLHPDCNHLDILGQHLQLLATGQSVLKPVYDHASGRLLRPVVVDPADYIIVEGLLPLHTNLCRACFDLAVYLDPDDNVRRDWKTQRDCASRGYTPDQVLTELADRESDAQQFVLPQRAFADLVVRFAPIEQRNDPPDTPLSATLLLRPNIPQPDLTSVLRPEITATMHMGLANDHDGRPVDSLHVHGYVDPEESARAEKLLWRALTEDRLEMTDALGAIAGGHSTPLAVTQMMLLFHLLKATR from the coding sequence ATGCTCGCGATTGCCGGGGACAGCGCCTCGGGCAAGAGTACGGTCGCCGCGGGATTGGTCAACACGCTGGGGCCGCATCGGTGCCTGTCCATCTCGACCGACGATTACCACCGCTTCGATCGGCTCGAACGCTCGCTCAACGGGATGACTCCCCTGCACCCGGACTGCAATCACCTCGACATCCTCGGCCAGCACCTACAGTTGCTCGCCACCGGGCAGTCCGTCCTCAAACCGGTATACGACCACGCCAGCGGGCGGTTGCTGCGTCCTGTCGTGGTAGATCCCGCCGACTACATCATTGTCGAGGGCCTGCTGCCGTTGCACACCAATCTGTGCCGCGCGTGTTTCGACCTCGCCGTGTATCTCGATCCGGATGACAATGTCCGTCGGGACTGGAAGACCCAGCGCGACTGCGCGTCTCGCGGGTACACCCCGGATCAGGTGCTGACCGAACTTGCCGACCGGGAGTCCGACGCGCAGCAATTCGTACTGCCGCAGCGGGCATTCGCCGACCTGGTGGTGCGGTTCGCACCCATCGAGCAGCGCAACGACCCGCCGGATACGCCGCTGTCGGCGACCCTGCTGCTGCGACCCAACATTCCCCAACCCGATCTCACCTCGGTGCTGCGGCCCGAGATCACCGCCACCATGCACATGGGTCTGGCCAACGATCACGACGGGCGCCCGGTGGACAGCCTGCACGTGCACGGCTACGTCGATCCCGAGGAGTCCGCGCGGGCGGAGAAGCTGCTCTGGCGAGCGCTCACCGAGGACCGGCTCGAGATGACCGACGCGCTCGGTGCGATCGCCGGTGGTCACAGCACCCCGTTGGCGGTGACCCAGATGATGCTGCTGTTCCATCTGCTCAAGGCGACGCGATGA
- a CDS encoding DUF6893 family small protein, whose protein sequence is MDVVGWTATAVVVLVLLAAAAVGVRSIPDIRRYLKMRQM, encoded by the coding sequence ATGGACGTAGTTGGGTGGACCGCCACCGCGGTGGTCGTATTGGTACTACTGGCGGCTGCGGCGGTCGGAGTGCGGTCGATTCCAGATATCCGGCGTTACCTGAAGATGCGACAGATGTAG
- a CDS encoding nickel-dependent hydrogenase large subunit codes for MTTIIPEPSQMKNVPGQLVEMAWDPITRIVGSLGIYTKIDFESRQVVECHSTSSIFRGYSIFMKGKDPRDAHFITSRICGICGDNHATCSCYAQNMAYGVKPPHLGEWLINLGEAAEYMFDHNIFQENLVGVDYCERMVSETNPSVLKKAENTAAPHADAHGHKTIADIMRALNPFSGEFYREALQVSRYTREMFCLMEGRHVHPSTLYPGGIGTTATIQLMTDYMTRLMRYVEFMKKVVPMHDDLFDFFYDAVPGYEQVGLRRTLLGCWGSFQDPEVCNFDYKDMERWGRAMFVTPGVVVDDKLVTTSLVDINLGIRILLGSSYYDDWTDQEMFVQRDPLGNPVDRRHPWNQHTNPRPQKRDMEDKYSWVMSPRWFDGKDHLALDTGGGPLARLWTTALAGLVDIGYVQSTGHSVKINLPKTALKGPVELEWNIPEHGSNTLERNRARTYFQAYAAAAALHFAEKALVEIRAGRTKTWEKFEVPEAGIGCGFTEAVRGVLSHHMVIRDGKIANYHPYPPTPWNANPRDSYGTAGPYEDAVAGSPIFEENDREHFKGIDIMRTVRSFDPCLPCGVHMYLGEGKTLQRLHSPTQTATGE; via the coding sequence ATGACAACCATCATCCCCGAGCCGTCACAGATGAAGAACGTGCCGGGCCAACTCGTCGAGATGGCCTGGGATCCGATCACCCGGATCGTCGGCAGCCTCGGCATCTATACCAAGATCGACTTCGAGAGCCGCCAAGTCGTCGAATGCCACAGCACCTCGTCGATCTTCCGCGGCTACTCGATCTTCATGAAGGGCAAGGACCCTCGCGACGCGCATTTCATCACGAGCCGCATCTGCGGTATCTGCGGCGACAATCACGCCACCTGCTCCTGCTACGCGCAGAACATGGCCTACGGCGTCAAGCCGCCGCATCTGGGCGAGTGGCTGATCAACCTTGGCGAGGCCGCCGAGTACATGTTCGACCACAATATCTTCCAGGAGAATCTGGTCGGGGTCGACTACTGCGAGAGGATGGTCTCGGAGACGAACCCCAGCGTGCTCAAGAAGGCCGAGAACACTGCGGCGCCCCACGCAGATGCCCACGGTCACAAGACAATCGCCGATATCATGCGAGCCCTCAACCCGTTCTCCGGCGAGTTCTACCGAGAGGCGCTGCAGGTCAGCCGCTATACCCGGGAAATGTTCTGCCTGATGGAGGGCCGGCACGTCCACCCGTCCACCCTCTATCCCGGCGGCATCGGAACCACCGCCACCATCCAGTTGATGACCGATTACATGACCCGGCTGATGCGCTACGTCGAGTTCATGAAGAAGGTCGTGCCCATGCACGACGATCTGTTCGACTTCTTCTACGACGCGGTTCCCGGCTACGAGCAGGTCGGCCTGCGGCGCACGCTGCTCGGATGCTGGGGCAGCTTCCAGGACCCCGAGGTATGCAACTTCGACTACAAGGACATGGAGCGCTGGGGCAGGGCGATGTTCGTGACACCGGGCGTGGTGGTGGACGACAAGCTGGTGACGACCTCGCTGGTCGACATCAACCTGGGCATCCGGATCCTGTTGGGCAGTTCGTATTACGACGACTGGACCGATCAGGAGATGTTCGTGCAACGCGATCCGTTGGGCAACCCGGTGGACCGCCGGCATCCATGGAACCAACACACCAATCCGCGGCCACAAAAGCGCGATATGGAAGACAAATACAGCTGGGTGATGTCCCCTCGCTGGTTCGACGGCAAGGATCACCTCGCCCTCGACACCGGCGGTGGACCGCTTGCGAGGCTGTGGACAACGGCGCTTGCCGGGCTGGTCGACATCGGCTACGTGCAGTCGACGGGTCACAGCGTGAAGATCAACCTGCCCAAGACCGCGCTGAAGGGACCCGTCGAGCTGGAGTGGAACATTCCCGAGCACGGCAGCAACACGCTCGAGCGCAACCGGGCCCGGACCTACTTCCAGGCCTATGCCGCTGCGGCCGCACTGCATTTCGCGGAGAAGGCGCTCGTGGAGATCCGCGCCGGGCGTACCAAGACCTGGGAGAAGTTCGAGGTGCCCGAGGCGGGCATCGGCTGTGGCTTCACCGAGGCCGTCCGCGGCGTGCTGAGTCACCACATGGTGATCCGGGACGGCAAGATCGCCAACTACCACCCCTATCCACCCACGCCGTGGAACGCCAACCCGCGGGACAGTTACGGAACGGCCGGGCCCTACGAAGATGCCGTCGCCGGCAGTCCCATCTTCGAAGAGAACGACCGCGAGCACTTTAAGGGCATCGACATCATGCGTACCGTGCGCAGTTTCGATCCGTGTCTGCCGTGCGGTGTGCACATGTACCTCGGGGAGGGCAAAACCCTGCAGAGACTGCATTCACCGACGCAGACGGCCACCGGGGAGTAG
- a CDS encoding HypC/HybG/HupF family hydrogenase formation chaperone — translation MCLGIPGQVVRLLDGYSGQLALVDVAGEHRKVNIGMLPDQSLAPGDWVIIHMGFVMEKTDAAGAAQAMAGLEIIGRGDAPP, via the coding sequence ATGTGCCTTGGCATTCCCGGCCAGGTGGTTCGGCTACTCGACGGGTATTCCGGTCAGCTCGCACTCGTCGATGTCGCCGGTGAGCATCGCAAGGTGAACATCGGCATGCTGCCCGACCAATCGTTGGCCCCGGGTGACTGGGTCATCATCCACATGGGCTTCGTCATGGAGAAGACCGACGCCGCCGGTGCCGCCCAAGCGATGGCAGGACTGGAAATCATCGGACGCGGCGACGCCCCACCGTAA
- a CDS encoding DUF5947 family protein, with protein MSGPYDVLSRITSRRPQPVAGERCEMCAEDIGDHHQHVVDVVGRQLMCVCRGCYLLFTDSRADLRYRAVPDRFLSFPEFTVDRHAWSALQIPVEVAFFFRNSALDRVVAFYPGAAGACESELELDLWDAVTAGDDRSALLADDVEALLIRMPEIGTPQCFLLPIDTCYEFVGGLRSLWRGFDGGTDVHAFIDGFFGTIGERAKDVPP; from the coding sequence ATGAGTGGACCGTATGACGTGTTGTCGCGCATCACTTCCCGCCGTCCTCAACCGGTAGCCGGCGAGCGTTGCGAGATGTGCGCCGAAGATATCGGCGACCACCATCAACACGTGGTCGATGTCGTTGGCCGCCAACTGATGTGCGTATGCCGCGGATGCTATCTGCTGTTCACCGACAGCCGGGCGGACCTGCGCTACCGGGCCGTACCGGACCGGTTTCTGTCGTTCCCGGAGTTCACCGTGGACCGCCATGCCTGGAGCGCACTGCAAATCCCTGTCGAGGTCGCCTTCTTCTTCCGCAACTCGGCATTGGACCGGGTTGTCGCGTTCTATCCGGGCGCGGCCGGGGCATGTGAATCCGAGTTGGAACTCGACCTGTGGGATGCGGTCACGGCCGGGGACGACCGGAGCGCATTGCTCGCCGACGATGTCGAAGCGCTGCTGATCCGGATGCCCGAAATCGGGACACCGCAATGCTTTCTGCTCCCGATCGACACCTGTTACGAATTCGTCGGCGGGCTGCGTTCGTTATGGCGCGGCTTCGACGGCGGCACCGACGTCCACGCATTCATCGACGGGTTCTTCGGCACGATCGGCGAGCGGGCCAAGGATGTTCCACCGTGA
- a CDS encoding hydrogenase maturation protease codes for MAVRILVAGIGNIFLGDDGFGPEVIQHVVVDNPDVCVVDYGIRGMHLAYDLLYGCGTLVLVDALPDRGAPGQVRVFEVDRESPETVPMLDAHGMDPAAVFASLRALGGSPPRTIVVGCQVQAVAEGIGLSDPVRGAVPGAVQAVETTVASLLVSDGALSGSAD; via the coding sequence GTGGCGGTACGCATCCTCGTTGCCGGGATCGGCAACATCTTTCTCGGCGACGACGGCTTCGGCCCCGAGGTGATTCAACACGTCGTCGTCGACAATCCCGATGTGTGCGTCGTCGATTACGGTATCCGCGGCATGCACCTGGCCTACGACCTGCTGTACGGCTGCGGCACCCTGGTGCTCGTCGATGCGCTCCCGGACCGGGGTGCCCCCGGACAGGTGCGGGTCTTCGAGGTCGATCGCGAATCGCCCGAGACGGTGCCGATGCTGGACGCCCACGGGATGGATCCCGCCGCGGTGTTCGCCAGCCTCCGAGCACTCGGCGGCAGCCCGCCACGCACCATCGTGGTCGGCTGCCAGGTACAGGCCGTCGCCGAGGGGATCGGTCTGTCCGATCCGGTCCGCGGCGCGGTTCCCGGTGCGGTGCAGGCAGTCGAGACCACCGTGGCGTCGTTGCTGGTATCCGACGGCGCGCTGTCGGGGAGCGCGGACTGA
- a CDS encoding hydrogenase maturation nickel metallochaperone HypA, with protein sequence MHELSLCHAIAGVVKSHTAGRQVDVVRVQVGALRQVVPESLEFCWTLVRSHEDMPEAELELELVPAEVRCGQCGHRGGLESRWAVCCSRCRSGEVEVLRGNEFLVTSLDVT encoded by the coding sequence ATGCACGAACTATCGCTGTGTCACGCCATCGCCGGGGTGGTCAAATCGCATACCGCCGGTCGGCAGGTCGATGTCGTGCGGGTCCAAGTCGGCGCCCTGCGCCAGGTGGTGCCCGAATCGCTGGAGTTCTGCTGGACGTTGGTACGAAGCCATGAGGACATGCCCGAAGCCGAACTCGAACTCGAACTGGTCCCCGCCGAAGTGCGCTGCGGCCAATGCGGACACCGCGGGGGGCTCGAATCACGCTGGGCGGTGTGCTGTTCTCGATGTCGGAGCGGCGAAGTCGAGGTACTGCGCGGCAATGAGTTTCTGGTGACGTCACTCGACGTCACGTGA